The Salinirubrum litoreum genome segment AGTCAATCGTCCTGCTTGCTGCTAACGAGAATGGAATTGTCGAGCTGAACAGTGTAATCGTTTCTCCAGATGCGATGAGAACAGGCTCTGTTTCGCCGAATATTCCTGTCGTGCGATCTGAAGCAGATTCGATTCTCGTGGTCGGGTACGGAACATCTCCGTTGAACAGCAACCTTCTGACGTATTCAGGCCCAGTCCCACGATTTTCTACGGAAACAAGGGATTCGATGTCTCGAACACTACCAAGTCCCTCTGGCATCCGTTCGGGCTGATTCCGGCCGACATCGAATTCCACGATTCGCAGGTCCGGCATGATCTCCAGTCGCGTCTCGGCGACCGTTGCACCGCCACTCGCCCCGACGATACGGAACTCCCCAGGCGTGTAGCGCTCATCCAGCCCGACATCGACGCGAGTCACACCGGCCGGGACGGGCCGCTCTGTCCAGAGGCGACCCTCCGGGTCGATCACGCTGACCGACTCGACAGTGTCTGGGAGGACCTCGATCTGGATGGTCTCCCCCTCCACGGTCGCAGCGATTTCATTCGACCCACTGCCACCACTACTCGATCCAGCAGGTGAAACACCCTCACCAGTACAGCCGGCAAGCGCGGCCATCCCGATCCCAGCAAGGACCGTCCGTCGTGAGTACGTCATGGCCACCTCCGGAGTATCAGGCCGGCTCGCCACGCCAGAAAGCCCACAGCGAGGAACGGCACGGCCTGTCCGAGCGTTACGGCAAAGGCGGTCAGCCACCCGCCGAGTTCGGTCAATGGGTGTGCCCGCACGGTCGCTGTCGAGGCCGTATACGCTGGGTCGTGTGTCAGCCACGAGCCCGGTTCGTAGCGTGCCTCGTAGACGCCTGCTTCCGGGACCTCCACGATCACCACGCCAGTATCGTTCGTCTGGACTGACTGCCCGGCGATCTCGATCGTTCCGTCACGATCCGGCCCCGTAATCCGGTCGTACCGTGGATCCTCGACACCCAGATCGAGACCGATCGGCGTGTTATCACTCGCGTCTGTGAGTTCGAGGCGAACACGAAGCGGCTCCTCAGCGTCCTCGAGGACGGTCGCTGACAGTTCACTCTCGCGGAGTTCACGCACCGCCGCCGTGCTCGTCACGCCACGAGCCTCGACACCCGAGACGATCCCGGTCGCAACCACGGCTTGTGTCTCCGCAGTCTCGTTCGACGTCCCCACGCCGATCCGTGTGGCCACGCCGTACGAGGCGGTGTACGGCTCCGTGACGACACCGACGTTCACGTTCGGGTCCATCGCCGATTCGGGTGAGGGCTGTTCGAGGCCCCACACCTGGACGATCTCCAACGTCGCGGGGTCGGTCACCCGCGGGCCAATCCGCGAGGGATACGCATGGACCGCGACAGGTCGCTCCTCAGGGAGAGTCACACGCGAGTCAGCACCATCTACACTCCGAACGGAGAGTTCGTCCCACGTCTGGTCGCGAGCCGTGTAGAAGCGCCAGACGCCCCGCACTTCGGGGTCGTCACTCCCTTCGACCGAGAGCCCCTGCCACGGGGCCGAGTAGAACGTCGCCACGCCCCGGTCGCCGTCCGGGTACGTGACCGTCGACGCCGAGACGTTCAACTGGTAGAGTTCAGCGTTGACGTCGTCTTGAACCGTCAGTGTCTCCGTCAGGAGATCACTATCGACCGTCTCCCACGAACAGACTGTCTCGTTGCCCCACGGCCAGCAGACGCCTCGCTCACGGTACCGCTGCACGGTGACCGTGATGTCCGCTTCGACCGCAAGCGTGACTGGACCGCCCACTTCGTCAGTCAGGTCATACACTAACGACGGTGTCTGCCCGGTCGTCTCGTCAAGCAGAATCTCCTCACCGTCTCGCACGGCGGTCAGCCGCACGGACTCGACGCCGTGGTCCCGAACACGGAACACACGACGAGTCGCGTTCAGTCCGGGGTCACCGCTATCTTCGGGTTCGTGAACCCGGTAGTCGACGAGCGCCCGGACGGTGCCGTTCGGGGCGATGTGCCGCACTGGTTCGCCATCGTCTGCATGAACCCACGTCGTGGGGTGGACGCCAAAGACCGACACGTGCGCGTCTTTCAGAAAGCGGTCGTTCGATAGTGTCGCATCTGCAGGTGCCACTGATTCTGTAGCACCGCCAGCCCGGACACGCTCGAACGCACCGGCAGACCAGTGGTGTGCCGTCTCCGGAGGCGTCGCGAAGGCGAAGTCGGAGAGTCGAGAAAGCGTCTCGGTGGCCGTCTCGTTCGTCACGTTCTCGAAGCTGAGTTGGTCGACGTCACCCGAGAAGAGCGTCGCCGTCTCGTTGCGAGTGAGTCCGTTCGTCGTGGGGTCGCCGACCTGTGCGGTCGCTCCAGTCTGGACCACCGAGTCGACGGGATCCACAGACTTCACCGCGACCGTCCCGAGTGGCAGACTCACGAGTAAGCCGAGACAGACGCCGAGGCTCACCGTTTGCATCGCGAAAATCCCCGTCATCGCTCAGAAGGGGATCAGATCGACGCAGTCTGCAAAGGGCAGACCGAGCGTTGGACCCATCACGGCAAGCAGGGGACCTGCGACGACTAACATTGCCGCGCTCCGGTAGACCGTCCGTTTGTGAGCGTCGACGGACTCGCGACGTGGCCCGGTGATGACGAGCATCTGCATCAGGGTATCAGCGAAATACATCACCACCGCGGCCATGATGCCGACGCCGACGATCAACAGGATCGCGCCTTCGACCAGCCCGGGAAGCGTGCCCGAGGTATCCTGACAGATAACGCTCTGTGCTGCTGCAGGCTGCGAGAAGAGCACTGATCCGATCGCGAGGAGACCGACTCCCCGCACCCAGCGGTGACCGGTAGTGCGCTCGTTTTGTTCTGTAGCGTTGCCACTGTCTGTGGTGGGGTCTTGTGGTTGCATATGGCTCGTCGCACCTTAACGCCCGATATCCAGAGTTCCGGGAGCTAACACGCGATTAAAGGCCGGAATGAGACATCGCATTAAATAGATTTCTGAAAATAGAATGGAGTAATTCATCCAGTAGATCCGTTCCATCACAGTAACAAACTGTAGGTAGTGTTATTCCGGAAAAGTATTCAAATATACTTGAGATTCACTGACCCCGGCACTTACTCGTCCCGGTTCGAACCTCACAGAAACAACAAAATATCCGAGAGTGGTGCTATTCCCAGTAGCGTCCCCGTCCGGGGAAGGTGACACCCGACCAGCCAGTCACCGCGAGCGACACACTTCCTTCGTACCAGTTCTTCGCGGCCGCCCGAATCCGCACGCGCTCTCCTTCTCGCACAGTGGGTTGGTTCGACCGTTTCCACGAGGTGACTTTCACCCGTCCCGTCTTGTCTTCTAACAGTCCGACCCACTGAATCGAGGGGTGTGATGGCGACCACAGCCGTTCGATCACGCCTTCCACACAGACCTCCCCTGCGTCCACCACGTCGAGTTCCCCGACAGGTACCACTCGTCCGGGCCGCTCGCGAAGCCGCTCTGCAACCGCCACGACCGCGCTCAGAAGACTCTGCCCCTCTGCAACGCGCTCGCCCAGTTCCCGTCCGATGGCTGCCCGACTCACGTCGTCGTACCGCCTGTGCAACCGCGCCGCCTCTCTGTTCACACCCGCTAACTCCTCGCGCTCCAACGTCTCTCGTGGATCGACGATCTCCGGATCTGCCCACGGGTCGACACTCGCTCTCCGCGCTGCAAATGCCTCGCGCCGCTTTTCGTTCGCTACTTCAGTCACGTACCGCGCCGCACCTTCCCGACCCGGTTCCTGGCTCCGATCCGTCCGTGCCCGCGTCCGCTCGACTTCCGCCTCCCGACCGCACATCCGCTCGAACGCCTCCTGCGTCTGTCCGAACAGCCGTCCATCGGCCAGCTCCCGCTCGTCCGAATAATCGATCTTCGCCTGGATCTCTTGAGACACGCTCGCCCGGAACTCCACCGAGACACGCTCGAACTCCCACGCATCGTCGGTCGTCTTCTCTCTCGTCGATACTGCTTTCTTGCCGCTCTTCGTACTACTCATTGGAGTCCTAACTCCGAAGGCACTCACTCGGTGCCTTTCCAACACGACGACTCTCCAGCCGTCGCTCTCTCACTCGACCCAACTACATCAACACGGACACCGCCGCTCGCGCCTTCGGCGCGCCCCTCTGGGGCGCGAGCGGCGGGCCTTCGTTCGACACACACAGCTACGCGCGGCCGCCCCGGCCAGTGGAGTGGCCAGCGGAGTGTGCCTGTCGCCGGTAGTTCCGTGCCACTGCACGGAACTCGACAGGCCAACCCGCTGGCACGCCGGGAGGGCGTGAACGCCACTGGCCGAACAGGGCGGGCGAGCGGAGCGTCCCGAGGCGTCACACAGATGCAAGGAGGAAGCCCACGGCTTTAGCCGTGGGAGGAATCTGACAAGGCTTGAAACAACCCATGAGCAACAGCACCCCGACTCCCCCACGCCATTCATAGAATTATATAACACTACTCCGTACGTGAAGTTGCAGATGGAGGTCAAACGAACCATTCCGGTCAAACTCTCGGTTCCAAAAGACCGACAGGAAGACCTCCATCAGACCATCGAGCAGTTCAACCACGCCAGCAACTACACCGTCCAGCACGGCAGAAACAACGACGGCTACCTCATTCTCAACAAGTCCACCATACACGACGAAGTGTACCACGACTTGCGAGACGAGACAGATCTCCCCGCAAACCTCTGCGTCCGCGCGTACTCGAAAGCCGTCGAAGCGATGAAGTCCACCGTCGCAGACTGGAAGAAGGGTACCAGCCGACCACTCCCTCAATTCAACGAACTGTCCGCTGTCTACGACAAACGGACGTTGACCATCAAGGATAGGTCGGCCACCATCTCGACTATCAACGGTCGGGTCGCCGTAGACTACGTTCTCGGTGACTACCAGAAGTCCTACCTCGATGATGACGACTACGAGAAACGGATGGGAACGCTCCACTACCGCGAGGACGAGGAAGCGTTCTACCTTCACATCGTCATCAAGAAAGAAGTCGAAGAACGCGACGGTGACAAGGTACTGGGCGTGGACTTGAACCTGAAAAACGTCGCCGTGACCAGTACGGGATCGTTCTACGATGGTGGCGAACTGTTGTGGGGGCAGAACCACTACTTCCGGGTGCGTCGAAGCCTTCAGCACAAAGGCACTCGCTCCGCC includes the following:
- a CDS encoding DNA-binding protein, whose protein sequence is MSSTKSGKKAVSTREKTTDDAWEFERVSVEFRASVSQEIQAKIDYSDERELADGRLFGQTQEAFERMCGREAEVERTRARTDRSQEPGREGAARYVTEVANEKRREAFAARRASVDPWADPEIVDPRETLEREELAGVNREAARLHRRYDDVSRAAIGRELGERVAEGQSLLSAVVAVAERLRERPGRVVPVGELDVVDAGEVCVEGVIERLWSPSHPSIQWVGLLEDKTGRVKVTSWKRSNQPTVREGERVRIRAAAKNWYEGSVSLAVTGWSGVTFPGRGRYWE
- a CDS encoding RNA-guided endonuclease InsQ/TnpB family protein yields the protein MEVKRTIPVKLSVPKDRQEDLHQTIEQFNHASNYTVQHGRNNDGYLILNKSTIHDEVYHDLRDETDLPANLCVRAYSKAVEAMKSTVADWKKGTSRPLPQFNELSAVYDKRTLTIKDRSATISTINGRVAVDYVLGDYQKSYLDDDDYEKRMGTLHYREDEEAFYLHIVIKKEVEERDGDKVLGVDLNLKNVAVTSTGSFYDGGELLWGQNHYFRVRRSLQHKGTRSAKQVLRRLSGRETRFVLNRLHTISRRIVEEADTNDCSYIAVERLTHIRERMDNGNDQVRRQMHNWAFRELQEMLGYKASEYGIRVEQIPPAFTSQTCSRCDHQSSTNRSSDGWFECNGCGYSVDGDYNAAKNIGLKLLTLPEGKRPSGLGDGHLALKSGTLNGNGDYTAYDASSSDRESTDKPTTSVVGR